A section of the Streptomyces sp. CG1 genome encodes:
- a CDS encoding FAD-binding dehydrogenase: MDADVIVVGAGLAGLVAAHELTSRGRRVALVDQENAANLGGQAFWSFGGLFLVGSPEQRRLGIKDSFDLAWNDWQGSAGFDRLDDEDSWAVRWARAYVEFAAGEKRSWLRGHGIELLPTVGWAERGDLRAGGHGNSVPRFHIAWGTGTGVVEPFVRHARQAARDGLLTFYHRHQVDELVIEDGAARGVRGTVLAEDRSPRGVSSNRDRVGDFALTAQAVVVTTGGIGANHDIVRRSWPERLGTPPAEMVTGVPAYVDGRMLDISAEAGVRLVNRDRMWHYTEGLQNWDPIWPGHGIRILPGPSSIWLDALGRRLPDPCLPGYDTLSTLKYLRTTEDIAGHDHSWFILTRKIIEKEFALSGSEQNPDITAKDRKGVLRDRLLGTGAPAPVQAFVDKGADFVTAGNLEQLVGKMNALTGKPLLDAAEVRRQIEARDLQVANPYSKDSQIQGIHNARRYIGDRLGRVAAPHRILDPAAGPLIGVRLHVLTRKTLGGIQTDLDSRALAADGTPIDGLYAAGEVAGFGGGGVHGYNALEGTFLGGCLFSGRAAGRHAARHTG, translated from the coding sequence ATGGACGCGGACGTCATCGTCGTCGGAGCGGGCCTCGCCGGCCTGGTCGCGGCGCATGAACTCACCAGCCGGGGCCGCCGGGTGGCCCTGGTCGACCAGGAGAACGCCGCCAACCTCGGCGGACAGGCGTTCTGGTCCTTCGGCGGGCTCTTCCTCGTCGGCTCCCCGGAGCAGCGCCGCCTCGGGATCAAGGACTCCTTCGACCTCGCCTGGAACGACTGGCAGGGCAGCGCGGGGTTCGACCGGCTCGACGACGAGGACTCCTGGGCCGTGCGCTGGGCCCGCGCCTACGTCGAGTTCGCGGCCGGCGAGAAGCGTTCCTGGCTCCGCGGCCACGGCATCGAACTGCTGCCGACCGTCGGCTGGGCCGAGCGCGGCGACCTCAGGGCGGGCGGACACGGCAACTCCGTACCCCGCTTCCACATCGCCTGGGGGACCGGCACCGGTGTGGTCGAACCCTTCGTGCGCCACGCCCGCCAGGCCGCCCGGGACGGGCTGCTGACCTTCTACCACCGCCACCAGGTCGACGAACTGGTCATCGAGGACGGCGCGGCCCGCGGGGTGCGCGGCACCGTGCTGGCCGAGGACCGCTCGCCGCGCGGTGTCTCCTCCAACCGCGACCGTGTCGGCGACTTCGCACTCACCGCCCAGGCCGTCGTCGTCACCACCGGCGGTATCGGCGCGAACCACGACATCGTCCGCCGCTCCTGGCCCGAGCGGCTCGGCACCCCGCCGGCCGAGATGGTCACCGGCGTCCCGGCCTACGTCGACGGCCGGATGCTCGACATCAGCGCCGAGGCGGGCGTCCGCCTGGTCAACCGGGACCGCATGTGGCACTACACCGAGGGCCTGCAGAACTGGGACCCGATCTGGCCCGGCCACGGCATCCGCATCCTGCCCGGCCCGTCCTCCATCTGGCTGGACGCCCTCGGCCGGCGCCTGCCCGACCCCTGCCTGCCGGGGTACGACACCCTCAGCACCCTCAAGTACCTGCGGACCACCGAGGACATCGCCGGGCACGACCACTCCTGGTTCATCCTCACCCGGAAGATCATCGAGAAGGAGTTCGCGCTCTCCGGCTCCGAGCAGAACCCGGACATCACCGCCAAGGACCGCAAGGGCGTGCTGCGGGACCGGCTGCTCGGCACCGGCGCGCCCGCACCGGTGCAGGCCTTCGTCGACAAGGGCGCGGACTTCGTGACCGCGGGCAACCTGGAGCAGCTGGTCGGGAAGATGAACGCGCTGACCGGCAAGCCGCTGCTGGACGCGGCCGAGGTGCGCCGCCAGATCGAGGCCCGCGACCTGCAGGTGGCCAACCCCTACAGCAAGGACTCCCAGATCCAGGGCATCCACAACGCCCGCCGCTACATCGGCGACCGGCTCGGCCGGGTCGCCGCCCCGCACCGCATCCTCGACCCGGCCGCGGGCCCGCTCATCGGCGTCCGGCTGCATGTGCTGACCCGCAAGACCCTCGGCGGCATCCAGACCGACCTCGACTCCCGCGCCCTCGCCGCCGACGGCACGCCGATCGACGGGCTGTACGCGGCGGGCGAGGTGGCCGGCTTCGGCGGCGGCGGTGTGCACGGCTACAACGCGCTGGAGGGCACCTTCCTCGGCGGCTGCCTGTTCTCGGGCCGGGCGGCGGGCCGGCACGCCGCCCGGCACACGGGCTGA
- a CDS encoding TetR/AcrR family transcriptional regulator, with protein sequence MEDTPKRVTRRRAATRARLLESAFDVFAARGFGRVSIEEICEAAGFSRGAFYSNFATLDELFFALYQERADLIASQVAEALAQDGPGLDVPASVDRVTDVLLLDVDWLLVKNDFLVHAARDPGVARALLDHRARLREAVADRLRRARGHTELPAVLGDVEGAARAVVAAYDGVTVQLLLDRDVQAARAWLGQLLTALLTDGSRNPA encoded by the coding sequence GTGGAAGACACCCCCAAGCGCGTGACCCGGCGCCGGGCCGCCACCCGCGCCAGGCTGCTGGAGTCCGCGTTCGACGTGTTCGCGGCCAGGGGCTTCGGGCGCGTGTCCATCGAGGAGATCTGCGAAGCGGCCGGCTTCAGCCGCGGCGCGTTCTACTCGAACTTCGCCACGCTGGACGAGCTGTTCTTCGCGCTCTACCAGGAGCGCGCCGACCTCATCGCCTCCCAGGTGGCCGAGGCGCTCGCCCAGGACGGCCCCGGACTCGACGTGCCGGCCTCCGTGGACCGGGTCACCGACGTGCTGCTGCTCGACGTGGACTGGCTGCTGGTCAAGAACGACTTCCTGGTGCACGCCGCCCGCGACCCGGGGGTCGCCCGTGCCCTCCTCGACCATCGCGCCCGGCTCCGGGAGGCGGTCGCCGACCGGCTGCGCCGGGCCCGCGGCCACACCGAACTGCCCGCCGTGCTCGGTGACGTGGAGGGTGCCGCGCGCGCCGTGGTCGCCGCGTACGACGGCGTCACCGTCCAGCTGCTGCTGGACAGGGACGTCCAGGCCGCACGGGCCTGGCTGGGGCAACTGCTCACCGCCCTGCTCACGGACGGCAGCCGCAACCCCGCATGA
- a CDS encoding alpha-ketoglutarate-dependent dioxygenase AlkB, which translates to MSTQLQGSLFDQTDELRLGPLDGLRRTELGTGAWIDVLPGWLSGAAALFEELAAHVPWRAERRKMYDSTVAVPRLLAHYSAEDPLPHPVLDAARDALSRHYAEELGEPFTTAGLCYYRDGRDSVAWHGDRGGRAAREDTMVAILSVGAPRDLLLRPAGGGGTTVRRPLGHGDLIVMGGSCQRTWEHCVPKTTRAAGPRISIQFRPHGVR; encoded by the coding sequence ATGTCCACGCAACTGCAGGGCTCCCTGTTCGACCAGACAGACGAGCTGCGCCTCGGCCCCCTCGACGGGCTGCGCCGGACCGAGCTGGGCACCGGCGCCTGGATCGACGTGCTGCCGGGCTGGCTGAGCGGGGCCGCCGCCCTGTTCGAGGAGCTGGCGGCGCACGTGCCGTGGCGCGCGGAACGCCGGAAGATGTACGACAGCACGGTGGCCGTACCACGCCTGCTGGCCCACTACTCGGCCGAGGACCCGCTCCCCCATCCGGTGCTCGACGCGGCACGCGACGCGTTGTCCCGGCACTACGCCGAGGAGTTGGGCGAGCCGTTCACCACCGCCGGGCTGTGCTACTACCGTGACGGCCGGGACAGCGTCGCCTGGCACGGGGACCGGGGCGGGCGAGCCGCCCGCGAGGACACGATGGTCGCGATCCTCTCCGTCGGCGCACCCCGGGACCTGCTGCTGCGGCCGGCCGGCGGAGGCGGTACGACGGTGCGGCGGCCGCTCGGACACGGCGATCTGATCGTGATGGGCGGCTCCTGCCAGCGCACCTGGGAACACTGCGTACCGAAGACCACGCGGGCCGCGGGTCCGCGCATCAGCATCCAGTTCCGGCCGCACGGCGTGCGCTGA
- a CDS encoding MBL fold metallo-hydrolase, with translation MRAEVHQVADGAFLVHGNHVNWVILKDGDAVTLVDTGYPGDREGVLESLAAVGSSPEAVAAVLITHAHNDHLGSAEYLRATHGTPVHLHPAEVPHARREFLQQATIGDVVRNAWRPGVVSWARHVLQVGGTDHNPVTAPEPFPGEGPLDLPGRPVPVHTPGHTDGHCVYHLPEAGIVISGDALVSGHATSRVEGPQILLDFFHHERAGVVESLEVIGALDGDTLLPGHGPVHRGSVRAAAEQARDRAS, from the coding sequence ATGCGGGCAGAGGTACACCAAGTCGCCGACGGCGCCTTTCTGGTGCACGGCAACCACGTCAACTGGGTGATCCTCAAGGACGGCGACGCCGTCACACTCGTGGACACCGGCTACCCCGGGGACCGGGAGGGAGTCCTGGAGTCCCTGGCCGCGGTGGGCAGTTCACCGGAGGCGGTCGCCGCCGTACTGATCACGCACGCGCACAACGACCATCTGGGCTCGGCCGAGTACCTGCGCGCCACCCACGGCACCCCCGTCCATCTGCACCCGGCCGAAGTGCCGCACGCGCGGCGGGAGTTCCTGCAGCAGGCCACCATCGGCGACGTGGTGCGCAACGCCTGGCGGCCCGGTGTCGTGTCATGGGCGCGGCACGTGCTCCAGGTCGGCGGCACCGACCACAACCCCGTCACCGCGCCCGAGCCGTTCCCGGGCGAGGGCCCGCTGGACCTGCCCGGCCGCCCCGTGCCCGTGCACACCCCCGGCCACACGGACGGCCACTGCGTCTACCACCTCCCCGAGGCGGGCATCGTGATCTCCGGCGACGCGCTGGTCAGCGGGCACGCGACCTCGCGGGTCGAGGGCCCGCAGATCCTGCTCGACTTCTTCCACCACGAGCGGGCCGGGGTGGTGGAGTCGCTGGAGGTGATCGGCGCACTGGACGGCGACACCCTGCTGCCGGGACACGGGCCGGTCCACCGGGGTTCGGTGCGCGCGGCGGCCGAGCAGGCCCGGGACAGGGCTTCCTAG
- a CDS encoding DUF4032 domain-containing protein, protein MALQISATNPEHPALLLALPWDVPLEEWPAEYLVPLPRGISRHVVRYAHAGDEVIAVKELAERPALREYGLLRDLDRLGIPAVDPLAVVTGRTDRAGAPLEPVLITRHLRGSMPYRSMFETTMRPATMHRLMDALAVLLVRLHLAGFAWGDCSLSNTLFRRDAGAYAAYLVDAETGELHPRLSPGQREYDLDLARVNISGELLDLEASGALHPSVDPVEFGHEICTRYQGLWQELTRTSVYPAGKYHYIERRIRRLNELGFDVAEMQIEHSSTGDTVTFVPKVVDAGHHQRQLLRLTGLDTEENQARRLLGDLESWMATQDDYAPGDPLAARPEVLAHRWVRDVFRPTVRAVPPELRGAMDPAEIYHQLLEHRWYLSERAQHDIGLDTAVQDYIENVLPEARTALE, encoded by the coding sequence ATGGCCTTGCAGATCAGCGCCACGAACCCGGAGCATCCCGCGCTCCTGCTCGCCCTGCCCTGGGACGTGCCCCTGGAGGAGTGGCCGGCGGAATACCTCGTACCGCTTCCCAGGGGCATCTCGCGGCACGTGGTGCGGTACGCGCACGCCGGCGACGAGGTGATCGCCGTCAAGGAGCTGGCCGAGCGGCCCGCGCTGCGCGAGTACGGGCTGCTGCGCGACCTCGACCGGCTCGGCATCCCCGCCGTCGACCCGCTCGCGGTGGTCACCGGCCGCACCGACCGCGCCGGCGCCCCGCTCGAGCCGGTCCTGATCACCCGGCATCTGCGCGGCTCGATGCCGTACCGCTCGATGTTCGAGACGACCATGCGTCCGGCGACCATGCACCGGCTGATGGACGCCCTGGCCGTGCTGCTGGTCCGGCTGCACCTGGCCGGGTTCGCCTGGGGCGACTGCTCGCTGTCCAACACCCTCTTCCGGCGCGACGCGGGCGCCTACGCCGCCTATCTGGTCGACGCCGAGACCGGGGAACTGCATCCCCGGCTGAGCCCCGGGCAGCGGGAGTACGACCTGGATCTGGCCCGGGTGAACATCAGCGGCGAGCTGCTCGACCTGGAGGCGTCCGGCGCACTGCACCCGTCCGTGGACCCGGTGGAGTTCGGGCACGAGATCTGCACCCGCTACCAGGGGCTGTGGCAGGAGCTGACCCGCACCTCGGTGTACCCGGCGGGCAAGTACCACTACATCGAGCGCCGGATCCGCCGCCTGAACGAACTCGGCTTCGACGTCGCCGAGATGCAGATCGAGCACTCCTCCACCGGCGACACCGTCACCTTCGTGCCGAAGGTCGTCGACGCCGGCCACCACCAGCGCCAGCTGCTGCGGCTGACCGGCCTGGACACCGAGGAGAACCAGGCGCGGCGGCTGCTCGGCGACCTGGAGAGCTGGATGGCCACGCAGGACGACTACGCGCCCGGCGATCCCCTGGCCGCCCGCCCCGAGGTGCTCGCCCACCGCTGGGTGCGGGACGTGTTCCGGCCCACCGTGCGGGCCGTACCGCCCGAGCTGCGCGGCGCCATGGACCCGGCCGAGATCTACCACCAGCTCCTCGAACACCGCTGGTACCTGTCCGAACGCGCCCAGCACGACATCGGCCTGGACACCGCCGTCCAGGACTACATCGAGAACGTCCTGCCCGAGGCACGGACCGCCCTGGAATAG
- a CDS encoding universal stress protein: protein MTRPITAGVDGTEESLAALDWAGREAVRRGLPLRVVHAWRYAESLATADRGTQHGWVSEGVAEAVRAVSERHPGLEVSVDVVEGEPVHALARAAAEAELLVLGSRGHGPVIGFLVGSVGQQVIAEATRPVVLVRAGDQAAAEAAGRDVVVGQHGDPEDSAATLRFAFETAAARGATVRAVRAWTLPPVFAYSPGSLKLLDDAGGLEPYETQALAEALRPWRERFPGVPVAEHVEMGSAGQVLLSMAGRAQLMVVGRRSHRLAVGARIGSVAHGVLHHADCPVAVVPHD, encoded by the coding sequence ATGACACGCCCGATCACGGCAGGGGTGGACGGCACCGAGGAGAGCCTCGCCGCGCTGGACTGGGCCGGCCGGGAGGCCGTACGGCGTGGGCTGCCGCTGCGCGTGGTGCACGCCTGGCGGTACGCCGAATCGCTCGCCACCGCCGACCGGGGCACCCAGCACGGGTGGGTGTCGGAGGGCGTCGCGGAGGCCGTGCGGGCCGTCTCCGAGCGGCATCCCGGCCTGGAGGTGAGCGTCGACGTGGTCGAGGGCGAGCCCGTGCACGCGCTGGCCCGTGCGGCGGCGGAGGCCGAGCTGCTGGTGCTGGGCTCGCGCGGGCACGGGCCCGTCATCGGGTTCCTGGTCGGCTCGGTCGGACAGCAGGTGATCGCCGAGGCGACCCGGCCGGTGGTCCTGGTGCGCGCCGGGGACCAGGCGGCGGCGGAGGCGGCCGGACGGGACGTCGTGGTCGGCCAGCACGGCGATCCCGAGGACAGCGCGGCCACGCTGCGGTTCGCCTTCGAGACGGCGGCGGCCCGCGGCGCCACCGTCCGGGCCGTACGGGCGTGGACCCTGCCGCCGGTCTTCGCCTACAGCCCCGGCTCGCTCAAGCTGCTGGACGACGCCGGTGGTCTGGAGCCGTACGAGACCCAGGCCCTGGCCGAGGCGCTGCGGCCCTGGCGTGAGCGGTTTCCCGGCGTGCCCGTGGCCGAGCACGTGGAGATGGGCAGTGCGGGCCAGGTGCTGCTGTCGATGGCCGGCCGGGCCCAGCTGATGGTCGTCGGCCGCCGCTCGCACCGGCTGGCCGTGGGCGCCCGGATCGGTTCGGTCGCGCATGGGGTGCTGCACCACGCCGACTGCCCGGTCGCCGTGGTCCCGCACGACTGA
- a CDS encoding FAD-dependent oxidoreductase, giving the protein MAQAADTARTVILTVDDDPGVSRAVARDLRRRYGESYRIVRAESGESALQALRELKLRGDLVAVILADFRMPQMNGIEFLEQALDVYPGARRVLLTAYADTNAAIDAINVVDLDHYLLKPWDPPEEKLYPVLDDLLEAWRTSAYRPVPSTKVVGHRWSARSSDVREFLARNQVPYRWYSVEEPEGQRLLAAAGQDGQRLPLVITPDGTALVEPEAPELAARVGLATTPTADFYDLIVIGGGPAGLGAAVYGASEGLRTVLVERSATGGQAGQSSRIENYLGFPDGVSGAQLTDRARRQAAKFGAEILTAREVTGLDVNGAARVVRFADGSAIAAHSVILATGVQYRQLEAAGCTDLTGCGVFYGSALTEAAACQGQDIYIVGGANSAGQAAMYLSRGAKSVTLLVRGADLSASMSHYLIQQINEAPNISVRPHTVVDAAHGSDRLEQLTLRHTVTGDSERVDAHWMFVFIGAAPLTDWLGEAVLRDERGFILAGPDLTADGRPPAGWELDRPPYHLETSVPGVFVAGDARSESAKRVASAVGEGAMAVMLVHRYLEQS; this is encoded by the coding sequence ATGGCACAGGCCGCCGATACAGCGCGGACCGTCATCCTGACCGTGGACGACGACCCGGGGGTCTCCCGTGCCGTCGCCCGCGATCTGCGGCGGCGCTACGGCGAGTCGTACCGGATCGTGCGCGCGGAGTCCGGAGAGTCCGCGCTGCAGGCGCTGCGCGAGCTGAAGCTGCGCGGCGACCTGGTGGCGGTGATCCTGGCCGACTTCCGGATGCCGCAGATGAACGGCATCGAGTTCCTGGAACAGGCGCTGGACGTCTATCCGGGGGCGCGCCGGGTGCTGCTCACCGCGTACGCGGACACCAACGCGGCGATCGACGCGATCAACGTGGTCGATCTGGACCACTATCTGCTCAAGCCCTGGGACCCTCCGGAGGAGAAGCTCTACCCGGTCCTGGACGACCTGCTGGAGGCCTGGCGCACCAGCGCCTACCGGCCCGTGCCCAGCACGAAGGTCGTCGGACACCGCTGGTCGGCGCGGTCGTCGGACGTGCGCGAGTTCCTGGCCCGCAACCAGGTGCCGTACCGCTGGTACTCGGTGGAGGAGCCCGAGGGGCAGCGGCTGCTGGCGGCCGCCGGGCAGGACGGGCAGCGGCTGCCGCTGGTGATCACCCCGGACGGCACGGCCCTGGTCGAGCCCGAGGCACCCGAACTGGCCGCGCGGGTGGGGCTGGCGACGACACCCACCGCCGACTTCTACGACCTCATCGTGATCGGCGGCGGGCCGGCCGGGCTCGGCGCGGCCGTGTACGGGGCCTCGGAAGGCCTCAGGACCGTGCTCGTCGAGCGGTCGGCGACCGGCGGGCAGGCCGGGCAGAGCTCCCGGATCGAGAACTATCTGGGCTTCCCCGACGGAGTCTCCGGCGCCCAGCTCACCGACCGGGCGCGCCGGCAGGCCGCCAAGTTCGGCGCCGAGATCCTGACCGCCCGTGAGGTGACGGGACTCGATGTCAACGGCGCCGCCCGGGTCGTACGGTTCGCGGACGGCTCGGCGATCGCCGCGCACAGCGTGATCCTCGCGACCGGCGTGCAGTACCGGCAGCTGGAGGCCGCCGGCTGCACCGATCTGACCGGCTGCGGGGTGTTCTACGGCTCGGCGCTGACCGAGGCGGCCGCCTGCCAGGGACAGGACATCTACATCGTCGGCGGCGCCAACTCGGCGGGCCAGGCCGCGATGTATCTGTCCCGGGGCGCGAAGTCGGTGACGCTGCTGGTGCGCGGCGCCGACCTGTCGGCCTCGATGTCGCACTACCTGATCCAGCAGATCAACGAGGCGCCGAACATCTCGGTGCGCCCGCACACGGTGGTGGACGCGGCGCACGGCTCGGACCGCCTGGAGCAGCTGACGCTGCGTCACACAGTGACCGGGGACAGCGAACGGGTCGACGCGCACTGGATGTTCGTGTTCATCGGTGCCGCCCCGCTGACCGACTGGCTGGGCGAGGCGGTGCTGCGCGACGAGCGCGGGTTCATCCTCGCCGGGCCCGATCTGACCGCCGACGGGCGGCCGCCGGCCGGCTGGGAGCTGGACCGGCCGCCGTACCACCTGGAGACCAGCGTTCCCGGCGTGTTCGTGGCGGGTGACGCGCGGTCCGAGTCCGCCAAGCGCGTCGCGTCGGCCGTCGGCGAAGGAGCGATGGCCGTCATGCTCGTCCACCGGTATCTGGAGCAGTCATGA